The following proteins are co-located in the Mesotoga sp. BH458_6_3_2_1 genome:
- a CDS encoding ASKHA domain-containing protein — translation MKEAVHKVIFLPSQRTVTAKRGELLLDVLRRESQPVSAVCGGRGNCGKCKVLLDEGSEAFPPTLTEARLLTRDEIAAGYRLSCQFKVMTDVRVKTEDPEVDSAVSKPSLPKIMIREISPQVRLEEFSLSKPDIHDQVSDYSRLISALVTERPRIDRLNLLRNLPRIIREMDYRGRAVMYGSEVIDILPFSDESGIFGVAIDIGTTTIAVYLADLKSGEILAVRSAPNPQSSYGQDVISRIDYTMKRDKGVDELRAAVLTTLNKLIDDLCRESEVSKERIYDTSIVGNTTMIHILLGISPERIASSPFIPAFTGGKVFESRELDLEESIPSSKIYIMPGISAYVGSDITAGILSSGFVEDSGNVLLVDIGTNGEMALKRGDRIFTCSTAAGPAFEGGNISQGTIARSGAVDHVWLNGRDIGFSTVNGSKVSGICGSGLIDAIAVMIGAGILGESGRIKGEYFELEGPAGIVRINKRDIREVQLAKAAIRAGVSVLMDRAGIETRDIDRILLAGAFGNYIDPKNALRIGMLPNVPVVRVWPVGNAAGLGAVLAVLDSGIRERAEDLSNNIYYVELSGRKDFNEIFVDNLALREG, via the coding sequence ATGAAAGAAGCTGTGCATAAGGTCATATTCCTGCCTTCGCAAAGAACAGTGACGGCAAAGAGAGGCGAGCTTCTGCTCGATGTTTTGAGAAGGGAGTCGCAGCCAGTAAGTGCCGTATGCGGAGGAAGGGGAAACTGCGGAAAGTGCAAGGTCCTTTTAGATGAAGGAAGCGAGGCCTTCCCGCCGACCCTTACCGAGGCAAGACTTCTGACCCGAGACGAGATTGCGGCCGGATACAGGCTGAGCTGCCAGTTCAAAGTCATGACCGATGTCAGAGTCAAAACGGAGGATCCGGAAGTGGATTCTGCAGTTTCCAAGCCGTCTCTTCCTAAGATCATGATACGAGAGATATCCCCACAGGTTAGGCTAGAAGAGTTTTCTCTTTCAAAGCCGGATATCCATGACCAGGTTTCAGACTACTCAAGACTGATCAGTGCTCTCGTTACAGAAAGACCACGGATTGACAGACTGAATCTTCTTAGAAACCTTCCCCGCATCATAAGGGAGATGGATTACAGAGGCCGGGCCGTCATGTACGGAAGCGAAGTAATAGACATACTACCTTTCTCTGACGAAAGTGGAATCTTCGGTGTCGCTATCGACATCGGCACGACAACTATCGCAGTTTACCTGGCGGATCTCAAGTCGGGAGAGATTCTTGCTGTTCGATCTGCCCCAAATCCCCAGTCTTCATATGGCCAGGATGTCATTTCCAGGATAGATTACACTATGAAGAGAGATAAGGGAGTCGATGAACTGAGAGCGGCAGTTCTTACCACACTGAACAAGCTGATCGACGATCTTTGCAGAGAAAGCGAAGTATCGAAGGAAAGGATCTACGACACTTCGATAGTGGGAAACACGACGATGATCCATATTCTTCTCGGAATAAGCCCCGAGAGAATCGCCTCATCACCTTTCATACCTGCATTCACCGGAGGAAAGGTATTCGAATCACGGGAACTCGACCTGGAAGAGTCCATTCCAAGTTCGAAAATCTACATAATGCCTGGAATCTCTGCCTACGTAGGCTCGGATATAACGGCCGGTATTCTCTCGTCGGGATTCGTCGAAGATTCCGGCAACGTTCTCCTCGTAGACATCGGAACCAACGGAGAGATGGCCCTCAAAAGGGGCGACCGAATCTTCACCTGCTCCACCGCGGCAGGTCCGGCATTCGAAGGAGGCAACATAAGTCAGGGGACTATTGCCAGGTCGGGAGCGGTCGATCATGTGTGGCTCAACGGAAGAGATATCGGGTTCAGTACGGTGAATGGGTCGAAGGTCTCTGGAATCTGTGGTTCGGGATTGATAGACGCGATTGCCGTGATGATAGGTGCGGGTATTCTTGGCGAATCGGGACGAATCAAAGGAGAGTACTTCGAGCTTGAAGGCCCTGCGGGCATAGTGCGTATAAACAAGAGAGACATTCGTGAAGTGCAGCTTGCAAAGGCAGCCATTCGAGCGGGAGTATCCGTTTTGATGGACCGGGCAGGCATCGAAACGCGAGACATCGACAGGATTTTGCTGGCCGGAGCCTTCGGGAACTACATCGACCCCAAGAACGCTCTGCGAATAGGCATGCTTCCCAATGTCCCAGTCGTAAGAGTCTGGCCCGTCGGAAATGCGGCCGGTCTTGGGGCAGTTCTGGCAGTTCTGGACAGCGGAATTCGAGAGAGAGCGGAAGATCTTAGCAACAACATATATTACGTTGAACTATCTGGCAGAAAGGATTTCAACGAGATTTTCGTTGACAATCTTGCCTTGAGGGAGGGATAA
- a CDS encoding uroporphyrinogen decarboxylase family protein, producing MAFNRSIIPLLGAPGARLTETTLKENLTNAEIQFNSLAKIMDEFQPDGIFFMMDLTVEAEALGLEVGFPEDDNPYVKEHPIKGPAELSSVVNSWRGVSGRMGVFAEVAEKMARELPGKRGSYVIGPLSLAGELVGVTDLCMKLIEDPAFAESVIDFCSRVVSEYSRALIDHGADMIAVLEPTAVLLSKRQFKRFVLPYFERLRSDLSKPLIYHICGDTEHIVEPMGASGAYGLSLDSMVDLKAAAERVPEDVFLIGNIDPVKVFLQSNEEEVERETAILLEKMKAVPNFILSSGCDIPLETPPENISAFFRAGRNYRS from the coding sequence ATGGCCTTCAATAGATCAATCATACCTTTGCTCGGCGCACCGGGCGCAAGACTGACGGAAACGACGCTCAAAGAGAATCTAACAAATGCGGAAATCCAGTTTAACTCTCTGGCCAAGATTATGGATGAGTTTCAGCCAGACGGAATCTTCTTCATGATGGACCTAACGGTCGAGGCCGAGGCGTTGGGACTGGAAGTCGGTTTCCCCGAGGATGACAATCCCTACGTAAAGGAACATCCAATAAAGGGACCGGCCGAGCTTTCCTCAGTAGTGAACTCCTGGAGGGGAGTGTCCGGGAGAATGGGGGTCTTCGCAGAAGTTGCAGAAAAAATGGCAAGAGAATTGCCGGGAAAGAGGGGCAGCTACGTTATCGGTCCACTCAGCCTAGCAGGAGAACTCGTTGGGGTTACAGACCTCTGTATGAAACTGATAGAAGATCCGGCTTTTGCAGAGAGCGTAATAGATTTCTGCTCAAGGGTTGTAAGTGAATACTCGAGAGCGCTAATCGACCACGGCGCAGATATGATAGCAGTGCTTGAACCGACGGCGGTACTTTTGTCTAAGAGACAGTTTAAACGTTTCGTACTTCCGTATTTTGAAAGGCTAAGATCCGACCTTTCAAAACCTTTGATTTACCACATCTGTGGAGACACGGAACACATAGTAGAACCTATGGGCGCCAGCGGCGCCTACGGATTGAGCCTTGACAGCATGGTGGACCTGAAGGCTGCAGCGGAGAGAGTTCCCGAAGATGTTTTTCTTATAGGCAACATAGATCCGGTTAAGGTCTTTCTTCAGTCAAATGAAGAGGAAGTCGAAAGAGAGACTGCAATACTTCTCGAGAAAATGAAGGCCGTTCCCAACTTCATCTTGAGTTCAGGCTGCGACATCCCACTGGAGACCCCTCCAGAGAACATCTCCGCCTTCTTCAGAGCCGGCAGGAATTATCGTTCGTAA
- a CDS encoding uroporphyrinogen decarboxylase family protein, whose protein sequence is MTSRERIVSAMRHSESDRVPIDLGGMRSTGIHVKAYRKLADYLGYCDLPVRVFDVHQMLAFVDEEIRREVHSDAIELKRLNGGFGTRIDSWNGRDIFDDGSRYLFPDGFDPKVKEDGSLVIERDGVEVATMPRGGHYFDRSYFPLAHAGRKEEISALVLPRLTGEEIEFLKAQLTGIRESTDCAVIGAFGGNFLEAGHSMFGYQEFMERLITDRSLMEFFLDRLLETYLVDLEKYLSALGDDIDIIQIGDDYGTQENTAISPRIFRSIFKPRLKTLCDFIHRKKPDLFIFLHSCGSVYTFIPDFIEVGVQILNPVQTNAKNMEPERLKNEFGRDIVFWGGGCDTQHVLPFGTLKDLEEDIRRRIDIFSPGGGFVFSPIHNIQAEVPPEKIFRLFECAYEYGSDNTR, encoded by the coding sequence GTGACATCTAGGGAAAGAATAGTCTCTGCAATGAGACATTCTGAATCAGACAGAGTTCCGATCGATCTGGGAGGAATGAGGTCGACCGGCATTCATGTCAAGGCTTACAGAAAACTCGCCGACTATCTTGGTTACTGTGATCTTCCAGTAAGGGTTTTTGATGTTCACCAGATGCTTGCCTTTGTAGATGAGGAGATCAGGAGAGAAGTCCATTCCGATGCGATCGAACTCAAGAGACTGAATGGAGGCTTTGGAACTCGAATCGATTCCTGGAACGGGCGAGACATCTTCGATGATGGGTCGAGATACCTCTTTCCAGATGGATTCGACCCGAAAGTGAAAGAGGACGGTTCACTCGTAATCGAGAGGGACGGTGTCGAAGTCGCGACAATGCCCAGAGGCGGCCACTACTTCGACAGGAGTTACTTTCCCCTGGCCCATGCCGGGAGAAAAGAGGAGATCTCGGCCCTTGTTTTGCCAAGATTGACCGGCGAGGAAATCGAGTTTTTGAAGGCTCAGCTCACGGGAATACGCGAATCAACAGACTGCGCCGTGATCGGGGCTTTCGGGGGGAACTTCCTTGAGGCCGGCCATTCAATGTTCGGGTACCAGGAGTTCATGGAGAGGCTCATTACCGATCGGTCTCTCATGGAGTTCTTTCTTGACCGGCTTCTCGAGACCTATCTTGTAGATCTGGAGAAGTATCTCTCCGCCCTGGGAGACGATATAGATATTATTCAGATCGGCGACGATTACGGCACCCAGGAGAACACCGCGATTTCGCCACGAATTTTCAGATCTATCTTCAAACCTAGACTTAAAACCCTGTGCGACTTCATTCACAGGAAGAAACCCGATCTTTTCATCTTTCTTCACTCCTGCGGGTCAGTCTACACCTTCATACCAGATTTCATAGAAGTCGGTGTTCAGATACTGAATCCGGTTCAGACCAACGCGAAGAATATGGAGCCGGAAAGGCTAAAGAATGAATTCGGAAGAGATATCGTCTTCTGGGGAGGGGGATGCGATACACAGCACGTCCTGCCTTTCGGAACACTAAAGGACCTTGAGGAGGATATTCGCCGCCGCATCGACATTTTTTCTCCGGGGGGAGGCTTTGTCTTTTCTCCCATCCACAACATTCAGGCCGAAGTGCCACCCGAGAAGATCTTCAGACTTTTCGAGTGCGCATACGAATACGGTTCCGATAATACCCGCTGA
- a CDS encoding amidohydrolase family protein, with the protein MEDYKEILDYIRQVPVIDTHEHLVHSEDLLQGRNDVLQEFLIHYMSSDLLSSGLDPEVLAVARDSERDLVRRWELIERHWEFCRHTGYGRALDDSVREIYGIDGIRGSTIEELGKKFGEANRPGHLKEILKDLCNIELAIIDPWTGRFECDRSLFRRVWQPQNYIIPMPPEFDIVGWLEETYAVEIRSLKDWLEVFELELDENISNGIVGLKSVLAYHRPIRFEEVSLDDAATAFRKALEERGRRGPDRNRGLLIPEIVQDYVMHHILSAANERGIFIQFHTGLLEGNRGILSNSNPELLENLFSKYPRVKFDLFHIGYPYWGVTAALAKTYPNVFIDMCWSHIISPVSARNALSNFLDLVPFNKISGFGGDYAIVDAIYGHLKIARENIARVLAEKIGDRILTVSQAVRIAERLLHDNPKEILLNSL; encoded by the coding sequence ATGGAAGACTATAAAGAGATCCTAGATTACATAAGGCAGGTTCCGGTGATCGACACACATGAACACTTGGTCCATTCGGAAGATTTGCTCCAGGGGCGCAACGATGTTCTTCAAGAGTTTCTCATTCACTACATGAGCTCCGACCTGCTCTCTTCGGGGCTCGACCCGGAGGTTCTGGCCGTCGCTAGAGATAGTGAGAGGGATCTAGTCAGGCGATGGGAACTTATCGAACGTCACTGGGAGTTCTGCAGGCACACCGGTTACGGCAGGGCGCTCGATGATTCGGTAAGAGAGATATACGGGATCGACGGAATAAGGGGTTCAACAATAGAGGAGCTAGGAAAGAAGTTCGGGGAGGCAAACAGACCGGGACACTTGAAAGAGATCCTGAAGGATTTATGTAACATAGAACTCGCGATAATTGATCCATGGACCGGCCGATTCGAGTGTGACAGGAGCCTTTTCAGAAGGGTCTGGCAGCCACAAAACTACATAATTCCTATGCCTCCGGAATTCGATATAGTTGGTTGGCTGGAGGAGACCTATGCAGTAGAAATCAGATCGCTCAAAGACTGGCTCGAGGTCTTCGAATTGGAGTTAGACGAGAATATTTCGAACGGCATCGTCGGTCTGAAGAGCGTTCTGGCCTATCACAGGCCGATTAGATTCGAAGAAGTTAGTCTAGACGATGCCGCAACTGCGTTTCGTAAGGCCCTTGAAGAAAGGGGAAGAAGAGGTCCCGATCGTAACAGAGGCCTCTTGATTCCCGAAATAGTGCAGGATTATGTGATGCATCACATACTTTCAGCGGCAAATGAACGGGGTATTTTCATTCAGTTTCACACCGGGCTTCTCGAAGGCAATCGTGGAATACTGAGCAATTCTAATCCCGAACTACTGGAAAATCTCTTTTCAAAATATCCGCGCGTGAAATTTGATCTCTTTCACATAGGATATCCTTACTGGGGAGTAACTGCGGCCCTTGCCAAGACCTATCCAAACGTCTTCATCGACATGTGCTGGTCTCACATCATATCGCCAGTTTCTGCACGGAACGCTTTGAGCAATTTTCTGGACTTGGTGCCGTTCAACAAGATATCCGGTTTTGGCGGGGACTATGCAATCGTTGACGCGATCTACGGACATTTAAAGATCGCGAGAGAAAACATCGCCCGGGTTCTTGCGGAGAAGATAGGAGATAGAATTCTTACTGTTTCACAGGCGGTAAGAATCGCGGAACGGCTTCTCCATGACAATCCGAAAGAAATCCTCCTTAACAGTCTATGA
- a CDS encoding ATP-grasp domain-containing protein, translating to MRITVVHDTPLDLHHEKMVNSVVNSLEKSFEVDSKPFEIDAVGGLRGTDLIFNLATGMGDTERQVHLPAVLDLLGIPFTGSGTTANALCINKTLTKLIMKAYGISTPEFFSVRPGETADSLPFSPAIVKPVKEGGAKGIWEDSVVESVDDMQKAVSRIHERFEQAALVERFIEGREFTVGIVNSEVLPIMEIDFSSLPDHLETFYSYRVKQFHGDETNYICPAKISRREEKVVSEFSMRVFQVLDLKDYCRIDLKIDDEGKIYFLEVNSLPLLVPDYSDIVKMAEARGWSYEDLINRIVASAIRRYGIRKENGRL from the coding sequence ATGAGAATTACTGTCGTTCATGACACGCCGCTCGATCTTCATCATGAAAAGATGGTCAATAGTGTTGTGAACTCACTCGAGAAGAGTTTCGAAGTTGATTCGAAACCATTTGAGATCGATGCTGTCGGCGGACTTAGAGGTACCGATCTCATATTCAATCTCGCTACCGGTATGGGCGATACAGAGAGACAGGTCCACCTTCCGGCCGTGCTGGATCTTCTGGGCATACCCTTCACCGGTTCGGGCACTACGGCCAACGCTCTTTGTATAAACAAGACGCTCACAAAGTTAATCATGAAGGCCTATGGAATATCCACTCCCGAATTCTTTTCGGTACGTCCCGGAGAAACTGCCGACAGCCTGCCGTTCAGTCCGGCGATTGTCAAACCCGTTAAGGAAGGCGGCGCAAAGGGTATCTGGGAGGACTCGGTTGTGGAAAGCGTTGATGACATGCAGAAAGCGGTTTCACGTATTCACGAGAGATTTGAACAGGCCGCTCTTGTTGAGAGATTCATTGAAGGAAGGGAGTTCACCGTCGGGATTGTTAACAGTGAAGTCCTCCCGATCATGGAAATAGATTTTTCGTCACTGCCAGATCACCTTGAAACCTTCTATTCCTACAGGGTGAAACAGTTCCACGGTGACGAGACGAATTACATCTGCCCTGCAAAGATCTCAAGGAGAGAGGAAAAGGTTGTAAGCGAGTTTTCGATGAGGGTCTTCCAGGTGCTTGACCTAAAAGACTATTGTCGTATCGATTTGAAGATCGACGACGAAGGTAAGATCTACTTCCTGGAGGTCAATTCCCTTCCTCTTCTTGTACCGGACTACTCCGATATCGTTAAGATGGCCGAAGCCAGAGGGTGGAGCTACGAAGATCTCATTAACAGGATCGTCGCTTCAGCAATCCGTAGATATGGAATCAGGAAAGAAAATGGAAGACTATAA
- a CDS encoding nitrilase-related carbon-nitrogen hydrolase: protein MKDTDLTAIQVWFDQDSFGEEVFRRKMRDYIAEASLTWKGRNHIVVFPEFFATFLYPSFRKLSFEETTAKTLVKYAIKNMGLSFNPFKKAFLKDALEIEAYYHDVFEGIAKEFGTYLLAPSILLPVVDTESEKGRFIRNGKLYNLAYFYNPSGKVVARALKHNLTEAESSIIFSRGEQEHNVVHTEIGVIGIAICYDMFFHSEIEKLDAAGCDTVLVPSCNFALWKGRLSDSTQERTWFRDGPIKASSGREKIRYLVNSMAIGIVGRDRAQGRSSIWYRGRALAVAREFDREEILNVTT from the coding sequence ATGAAAGACACTGATCTTACTGCAATACAGGTCTGGTTCGATCAGGATTCATTTGGAGAAGAGGTATTTCGCAGAAAGATGAGGGACTATATAGCCGAGGCCTCTCTGACATGGAAGGGAAGGAACCACATTGTGGTCTTCCCGGAGTTTTTTGCGACCTTTCTCTACCCATCCTTCAGGAAGCTGAGCTTTGAGGAGACGACGGCAAAGACTCTTGTCAAATATGCGATCAAGAATATGGGGCTTTCTTTCAATCCCTTCAAGAAGGCCTTTCTGAAAGATGCTCTTGAGATTGAAGCCTACTATCATGATGTCTTCGAAGGCATTGCAAAGGAGTTCGGTACTTATCTTCTAGCGCCTTCGATCCTGCTGCCGGTTGTCGACACTGAATCGGAAAAAGGGAGATTCATCCGGAACGGCAAGCTCTACAACCTCGCCTACTTCTACAACCCTTCGGGAAAGGTTGTAGCGAGGGCTTTAAAACACAATCTCACTGAGGCCGAGAGTTCCATTATCTTCTCCAGAGGGGAACAAGAACATAACGTCGTGCACACGGAGATAGGAGTGATTGGTATTGCAATCTGTTACGACATGTTCTTTCATAGCGAAATAGAGAAACTGGATGCCGCGGGCTGTGATACAGTTCTTGTCCCATCATGCAACTTTGCCTTGTGGAAGGGAAGACTGAGTGACTCGACGCAGGAGAGGACATGGTTTCGTGACGGGCCGATCAAGGCATCGTCAGGTAGAGAGAAGATTCGCTATCTCGTAAATTCAATGGCTATTGGAATTGTCGGCAGAGACAGGGCGCAGGGGAGATCTTCCATCTGGTACAGAGGAAGGGCGCTTGCCGTTGCCAGAGAATTCGATAGGGAAGAAATACTAAACGTTACTACTTAA
- a CDS encoding sodium:proton antiporter, which produces MILSISLIVILSIAVLSLFERVRLPGLIGLVSLGIALGPGVMNLIDESLLSISDEVRLLALIVILMRAGLGLNRRIIKKIGPPALRLSFLPGLFEGFSIMVVAHFLLNLSLIQGGMLGFIIAAVSPAVVVPEMLRLKERDFGKRNEIPSTILAAASIDDVVAITLFTVFLGIEGGQDVSIGMSFLMVPVEIILGISLGAIIGFLFSLLFKRFHIRDTKKVLLILSVAFVFHKLEEVLPVATLLGVMAIGFVLRERLPVAADRIAGKMERIWVVAEIFLFVLVGASVNVSAIGDSWLMGLLVILLGLIFRSAGVLAATLGSKLDIRERLFCMISYLPKATVQAAVGGIPLAMGVAYGDVILSVSVLSILATAPLGAIGIRLAARRFSKGS; this is translated from the coding sequence ATGATTCTAAGCATCTCCCTTATAGTGATTCTCTCGATCGCAGTACTTTCACTCTTTGAAAGAGTTCGTCTTCCCGGTCTTATAGGCCTGGTATCGCTTGGAATAGCTTTGGGACCCGGTGTAATGAATCTAATCGACGAATCATTGCTCTCAATTTCCGATGAAGTCCGGCTGCTAGCACTAATAGTCATACTTATGCGAGCCGGTCTCGGATTGAACCGGAGAATTATCAAGAAGATAGGGCCCCCGGCTCTTCGTCTTAGTTTTCTTCCCGGTCTCTTCGAAGGTTTCTCAATCATGGTAGTGGCTCACTTCCTGCTGAATCTCAGCCTCATTCAAGGCGGAATGCTAGGCTTCATAATTGCGGCGGTGTCGCCTGCGGTAGTAGTTCCCGAGATGCTAAGACTGAAAGAAAGGGACTTCGGAAAGAGAAATGAAATACCTTCTACAATTCTAGCGGCAGCTTCAATAGACGACGTCGTGGCCATTACACTCTTTACAGTGTTTTTGGGAATTGAAGGAGGACAGGACGTCAGTATCGGAATGTCCTTTCTTATGGTGCCAGTAGAGATTATTCTCGGCATATCTCTTGGCGCGATAATTGGGTTCCTCTTCAGCTTGCTGTTCAAGAGATTCCATATTAGGGACACTAAGAAGGTTCTCTTGATCCTATCTGTTGCATTCGTTTTCCATAAACTCGAGGAAGTACTCCCGGTAGCAACTCTCCTGGGAGTGATGGCGATAGGTTTTGTACTTAGAGAGAGACTTCCGGTAGCCGCCGACAGGATTGCGGGGAAGATGGAGCGAATCTGGGTTGTCGCAGAAATATTCTTATTCGTTCTGGTTGGCGCAAGTGTTAACGTAAGTGCGATAGGCGACTCATGGCTTATGGGACTGCTCGTAATTCTACTTGGACTCATATTTAGAAGCGCAGGAGTTCTGGCGGCCACTCTCGGTTCGAAACTGGATATCCGCGAAAGACTCTTCTGCATGATTTCCTATCTGCCCAAAGCCACTGTTCAAGCGGCGGTAGGAGGAATTCCCCTTGCCATGGGAGTCGCTTATGGAGATGTAATACTTTCAGTATCAGTTCTTTCGATTCTGGCAACGGCTCCTCTTGGTGCCATTGGCATAAGACTTGCTGCAAGAAGATTCTCGAAAGGCAGTTGA
- a CDS encoding DMT family transporter, translating to MDILKKKWMAALTAVFCSILWGSAFPVLKLSYEEMSIAPDDVSAKLVFAGIRFLGAGIMVLVLSIPLGRKGRTRFAKKDYLHLLALGILQTFLLYFFFYNGLSYTTGMKSSIIMAGENFLVILLAHYIYKNDRLSWKKTLGMILGFAGVFLANFEVGFTLSFVFLGDGFMLIAATIGAFGTMYAKWMSANRSPFLVSGWQLSIGGFLLLISGLPGLKEDSLVFTLKGNLLLVYSMLLSAIAFSLWYAILSFHKAGEITMFRFVIPVAGVFLSAAFIPGEALNSYMAFALVLVSAGIVVVNWKNRGVSEDNSTQ from the coding sequence ATGGATATTTTGAAAAAGAAGTGGATGGCGGCCTTGACCGCGGTATTCTGCTCTATTCTCTGGGGCAGTGCTTTTCCCGTGCTGAAACTAAGTTACGAGGAAATGTCTATAGCTCCGGACGACGTTTCAGCCAAACTTGTCTTTGCGGGAATTCGATTTCTGGGGGCCGGTATCATGGTGCTCGTGCTTTCAATACCCCTTGGTAGAAAGGGTAGAACAAGATTCGCGAAGAAAGACTACCTCCATTTGCTGGCGCTCGGGATACTGCAGACTTTTCTGCTATATTTCTTCTTCTATAACGGGCTGAGCTACACAACGGGTATGAAGTCTTCGATAATAATGGCCGGAGAGAACTTTCTAGTTATTCTTCTTGCCCATTACATATACAAGAATGACCGCTTGAGCTGGAAAAAGACGCTTGGTATGATACTGGGATTCGCCGGTGTTTTCCTTGCAAATTTTGAAGTCGGCTTCACTCTGAGCTTCGTATTTCTGGGCGACGGATTCATGTTGATCGCGGCGACTATCGGTGCATTCGGCACCATGTATGCCAAATGGATGTCAGCAAACCGATCTCCCTTTCTCGTGTCGGGATGGCAGCTTTCGATCGGCGGCTTTCTTCTCCTGATTTCCGGCCTTCCCGGGTTGAAAGAGGATTCGCTTGTTTTCACACTGAAGGGAAATCTCCTTCTGGTATATTCTATGCTTCTTTCGGCTATAGCCTTTTCCTTATGGTACGCGATTCTCAGCTTTCACAAAGCAGGTGAGATCACTATGTTTCGTTTCGTGATCCCGGTGGCCGGTGTCTTTCTCTCGGCAGCCTTTATTCCGGGAGAGGCCCTAAATTCGTACATGGCATTTGCCCTCGTATTGGTTTCGGCCGGTATAGTGGTTGTCAACTGGAAGAACAGGGGAGTCTCTGAAGATAATTCCACTCAATAA